The following are encoded in a window of Aptenodytes patagonicus chromosome 29, bAptPat1.pri.cur, whole genome shotgun sequence genomic DNA:
- the BLOC1S3 gene encoding LOW QUALITY PROTEIN: biogenesis of lysosome-related organelles complex 1 subunit 3 (The sequence of the model RefSeq protein was modified relative to this genomic sequence to represent the inferred CDS: inserted 1 base in 1 codon; deleted 1 base in 1 codon) — protein MAAPRPPRVVPGEASESDSEPELPGGAAGGAPGAGXKVPGEASETEEEEEEEEDDEEERPKTPPVLAEERRRFGGAAGGPSLLQQRLREGTGRLRGAVGSALGRAMATPPAPGGAGGALGRAQAAAASAAHCLRLARRDLRAVAATVDIVTACRLLPDIRGQLPAL, from the exons atggccgccccccgcccccccagggTGGTGCCGGGCGAAGCCTCCGAGAGCGACTCGGAGCCGGAGCtgccggggggggcggccgggggggccCCCGGGGCCG TGAAGGTGCCGGGTGAAGCCTCCGAGaccgaagaggaggaggaggaggaggaggatgatgaggaggagaggcCGAAGACCCCCCCGGTGCTGGCGGAGGAGCGGCGGCGGTttgggggggcggcc gggggtcCCTCGCTGCTGCAGCAGCGGCTGCGGGAAGGgacggggcggctgcggggggcGGTGGGCAGCGCCCTCGGCAGAGCTATGGCAACGCCGCCGGCacctgggggggctgggggggccctgggTCGGGCGCaggcggccgccgcctccgccgcccaCTGCCTGCGCCTGGCTCGCCGCGACCTGCGCGCCGTGGCCGCCACCGTCGACATCGTCACCGCCTGCCGCCTCCTGCCCGACATCCGCGGGCAGCTGCCGGCACTCTGA